The Cellulosimicrobium cellulans genome contains the following window.
CGACGTCGACGGACGACGCCGACGTCCGCCACGCCGCGGAGGAGATCGGCACGAGCGGCCGGGCGGCGCTCGCCGAGATGCGGCAGGTGCTCACCGCGCTCACGTCAGACGTCCCCGAGCCCGCCCCCGGACCCGCGCCGGCTGTGGCCGGGGCCGCGGAGGTCGAGGCTCTCGCCGCCGACGCGCGCACGGCCGGGCAGCCCGTCGAGGTCCAGGTCTCGGCCCCGTCCACGTCTCCGCCCGACCTCGTGGACCGGACGGTGGCACGCGTCGTCGAGGAGGGCCTGACGAACGCCGTCCGGCACGCCCCGGGCGCCGACACCACCGTGGAGGTGGCACCGGTCGCGGGCGGCGTCCGCGTCACGGTCGACAACGGTCCGCCCGCCCGCCCACCCACCGGGCTCACGACCGGCGGCTTCGGCCTCACCGGGCTGCGCGAGCGCGTCGAGCTCCTGGGCGGCACCCTGGAGTCCGGACCCACGCCCCCGGGCGGATACCGGCTGCGGGCGACGCTCCCGAGGAGGACGCCATGATCCGCGTGGTCGTCGTGGACGACGAGGCGCTCCTGCGCGCCGGCGTGGTCCGCCTGATCGCGACGGCGCCCGATCTCGAGGTCGTCGGCGAGGGCGGCGACGGCGCCCGAGCGGTCGAGCTGGTCCGCGAGCTGTCCCCCGACGCCCTCCTGCTCGACATGCAGATGCCCGTCATGGACGGGCTGGACGCGCTCGTGACGGTCCGGCGCGAGCACCCCGAGACCGCGGTCGTCGTGCTGACGAGCTTCCTCAGCGACGAGTACGTGCTGCCGGCCCTGCGAGCGGGCGCGGTCGGCTACCTGCTCAAGGACTCGACCCCGGAGGAGCTGCACCACGGCATCCGGGCCGCGGTCGCGGGCGACGCGATCCTCTCCCCCGCCGTCGCGCGGCACCTGCTCGCCGCCGCGGGCGACGACGTGCCCGCCCGGCGCGCCGACGCGCAGCGCCGCCTCGACGCGCTCGCACCGCAGGAGCGAGAGGTGGTGGGGGCGCTCGCGGACGGGCTCTCCAACGCCGAGATCGCCCGACGGCTGTACCTCGCGGAGTCGACGGTCAAGGCCTACCTGGCGCACGCCATGACGAAGCTGGGCACCGTGAACCGCACGCAGACCGCGATCCTCGCGCACGAGGCGGGCCTCGGCGCACGGTGATGCGCGTCGCGACGACCGCCGCGACGGGTCGTCCGTGTGCGAGCGGCCTCCCCCGGCGGGAGCATCGCTGACGTGGGACGTCGCGCGCGCACCGCCCGGGCCGGGGCTCTGCTGAGCCTCGTGCTCGCGCTCGGGACGACGGGCTGCACCGTGAGCCGGCAGGACCCCGGGCAGGCGACGGCCGCCGTGGCCGACGCGCTCGCCCAGGCCGGGTCGGCGGTCGAGACGACGCGGCTCACCGTGCGCCTGCTCGACGCCGACCGCGTCACCACGCCCGTCGCGGACGCCGCGGTGCTGGACCAGGTGCGCGTGCTCGAGGAGTCCACCACGGCGCTCACGACCCTCGTCCCGCCCGACGACGTCTCGTCCGCGCAGCGCGACGCCGGTCTCGTGGCCGTCGCGGACGCGACGCGCGAGGTGGTCGCGGCGCGCGCGTGGGTCGCGCGCGAGGCGGGCGGCGACCTGTCGGAGGCGGGCGCCGTCCCGCTCACGGCGTCCGAGCTCGAGGCCGACCTCGCCCGCGCCGCCGACGACGTGGACACGGCGCTGGCCCTGGCGGGTGGCGCGTGAAGCAGCTCCTCGGCGTCGCGCTCGGCATCCTCACGGCGATCGGCGGCTTCGTCGACATCGGGGACCTGGTGACGAACGCCGTCGTCGGGTCGCGCTTCGGGCTGTCGCTGGTGTGGGTCGTGGTCGTCGGCGTCGTCGGCATCTGCCTGTTCGCGTCGATGTCCGGGCGCGTGGCGGCCGTGAGCGGGCGCGCGACGTTCGAGATCATCCGCGAGCGCCTCGGCCCCCGCGCGGCGGGCGCGAACCTCGCGGCGTCGTTCGCGATCAACCTGCTCACGCTCACGGCGGAGGTGGGCGGCATCGCGCTCGCGCTGCACCTCGCGAGCAGCGTCGAGCCGCGACTGTGGATCCCGGTGGCGGCGCTCGCCGTCTGGCTCGTGCTGTGGCGCGTGAAGTTCCAGGTCATGGAGAACGTCGCGGGACTGCTCGGGCTGCTGCTCGTGGGGTTCGGGGTCGCGCTCTTCCTGCTGGGCCCGGACTGGGGCGAGCTGCTGCGCCAGGCCGTGCCGCCGTCGCCGCCCGCGACGGAGCACGTCGCGACGTACTGGTACTACGCGGTCGCGCTGTTCGGCGCCGCGATGACGCCGTACGAGGTGTTCTTCTTCTCGTCGGGCGCCGTCGAGGAGGGGTGGACCGCGAAGGACCTCGCGCAGAACCGGGTCAACGTGCTCGTCGGGTTCCCGCTCGGCGGGCTGCTGTCCGTCGCGATCGCCGCGTGCGCGGCGGTGGTGCTGCTGTCGGCGGGGATCGAGGTGTCGTCGCTGTCGCAGATCGTGCTGCCCGTGGCGGAGGCCGGCGGGACCCTGCTGCTCGCGGTCGTGATCGTCGGGATCGTCGCGGCGACGTTCGGCGCCGCGCTCGAGACCGCGCTGTCGAGCGGCTACACGCTTGCGCAGCACCTCGGCTGGTCGTGGGGCAAGTTCCGCCGCCCGGCGCGCGCCGCGCGCTTCCACGTGACGATGGTGGTCGCGCTCCTGCTGGCCGTCGCGATCCTCATGACGAGCGTCGACCCGGTCGCCGTCACCGAGATGTCGGTCGTGTTCTCGGCCGTCGCGCTGCCCCTCACGTACGTGCCGATCCTCCTCGTCGCGAACGACCCGGAGTACATGGGCGAGCACGTCAACGGGCGCGCGACCAACGCGCTGGGCATGGTGTACCTGGTGATCGTGGTCGTCGCGGCCGTCGCGGCGATACCCCTGATGATCGCGACGGGAGCGGGGTCATGAGCCGGGACGCCTCCACGCCGACGGGGGTGCGCGTCGTGGACGCGCGCCTGCACCTGCTCAGCCGCCAGGTGCTCGACGTCGACGGCGAGCCGGTCACGACCGTCGACGACCTCGAGCTCGTCGCCGTGAGCGGCCCGGACGGCACCGGCGCGGACGACGGCCCGCGCGACGTCGTGCCCGGCGAGCCGGCGGAGGTCGGCGCGATCCTCACCGGACCGGTGCTCGTGACGCGCCTCCTCGGCGGCCGACCGCCCGCGTCGCGCTGGGAACGCGTGCCGTGGTCCGACGTCGGGCACGTGGGGACGGCGATCGAGCTCACCGTCCGCGCGGACTCGCTCGACCTGCACTGGACCGAGGACTGGCTGCGCGAGCACGTCGTCGGCCGCGTCCCGGGCGGACGCCACGATCCCGAGGAGGGGTCGTGATCCTCGGCGACCTGCTCGACGCGCGCGTCGTCGGGCCCGACGGCGAGGACCTCGGCTTCCTCGTGGACGTCCGGCTCGCGCTCGACAGGCTGCCCGACGACGCCCCGTCCGACGGCGACCCCGACGACGCGCACCCCGAGGACCGGGCGCTGAGCGCGAGCGTCCGGCGGCGGGACCGTGTCGGTCGGGCGCGCGTCGTCGGGGTCCTCGTGAGCCCGCGGACGGGCGCGTCGTTCCTCGGGTACGAGCGCACGGGCGTCACCGCGCCGTGGCCGGTCCCGCAGCTCGTCCGCCACCGGCACCGCGGCACGTTCCTCGTGCCGTGGGACGACGTCGCCTCCGTCGGGCGCGGCGAGGTCCGCCTCGCGCCCGGGTACAGGCAGGACGACGCCGCACTGCCCTGACGTCGGGCGCGACGGCCGGCCGGAGGGGCACGTCCGGTCGGGAGAGGCACCTCCGCGTGCAGCGCTCGGCCGGGGATGCAGCAGCGCTCGGCGCGTTGCGAGCGGGCCGTGGCCCCGTGACGCTGGACGGGACGGTGAAGCCACCCGCCGTCGGCCGTCCGGGCGGACGCACGAAGGACCCGTCGCCCCGTCCGGCGACACGGGAGGACCCATGAAGGCGCTGTTCGTGAGCTGCACGCTCAAGAAGTCCCCGGAACCGTCCAACACCGAGGCGCTCGGGCGGGTGGTCGCCGAGGCGCTGCAGGACCGCGGCGTCGAGGTCGAGCACGTCCGGCTCGTCGACCTCGACGTCCTGCCGGGCGTCGTCACCGACGCCGGCGAGGGCGACGAGTGGCCGCGCGTGCACGAGCGGCTCACGCCGACGTGGCTCGGCCGCCCGTCGTCGGTCGCCCAGCGCATGCTCGAGCGCATGGACGCGATGCTCTCCGAGGAAGGTCCCGACGGCACGCCGGTCGCCTACAACCGGGTGGCGGGCGTCGTGGTGACGGGCAACGAGGACGGCGCGCACCACGTCATCTCGGAGGTCAGCGGTGCGCTCGGCGACATCGGGTACACGATCCCCGGCCAGGCCTGGACCTACTGGAACCAGGGCCCCGGCCCCGGCCCGGACTACGTGCAGACCGGCCACGGCCACGAGTGGGCCCGGGAGACGGGCCGCCTCATGGCGCACAACCTGCACGCCGTCGCGACGGCGCTCGAGGCGCACCCGGTCCCGGCCCCCGGCTCCTGACCGACGACAGCTAGGACTCCGCGATGCGCTTGATCGCCGCGAGCCGGCGGTCCCAGGCCGCGCCGATGGCCTCGAGCGCGCGGGCGGTCTCCTCCAGCCGGGCGCCGACCGCGCGGTAGCGGACCTCGCGGCCCACCCGCACGGACTCGACGAGCCCGACCTCCGCGAGCACGGCGAGGTGCTTCGCGATGGCCTGGCGGCTCACCGGCAGGCGCTCGGCGAGCGCGGACGCCGAGAGGTCCGCGCTGCCGAGCTCCTGCAGGATCCGCCACCGGGTGTCGTCCGCGAGGGCCGAGAACACGGGCGCGAGCTCCGTGGCGGGTGCGCTCACGCGCGACCTCCGTCGACCGCGAGCGCCCCCTCGAGGAGCGCGACGAGCTCGTCGAGCTCGCTCGTCCAGCCCTGCTGGTGGCTCTCGATCCGCTCTGCGGTGTCCGTGACGAGGTCGAACCCGGTCTCGACGACGCGCAGGACGGTCGACGACCCCTGCGGCTCGAGCGTGAAGCGCGCGACGGTCGAGCTGGTCTCGTCCATGACCTGCCCGACCGGGGTCCCCCAGCGGAACGCGAACGTCGTCGTGGGGTCGTACTCCTCGATCCGCACCTGGACGTCGGGGACGTCGGGCCAGCTGAACACGCCCTCGCCGCCGACGCGCAGGTCGCGCAGCTCGGTCCGCTGGCCGAACCAGCCGCTGATGAGGTCCTCCTGCGTGAGCGCCGCCCAGACGCGCTCGGGCGTGGCCTCGATCGTCACGGTGCGGGAGACGGTGTACGCCTCGGTGTCGACGACGGCCGGCTCGTTGATGCTGGTCATGGTGCAACCTCTCCGTGGGAGGGAAACGGGCACATCTGCAACTTCAGAGTTGCACACTGTCCGACTGAACGCAACCCTTCGGTTGCGCAGACGGTGGGGGTCACCCGCTCACACTCCCCCGAGCGCGATCCCCGCCACCGCCGCCGCGAGGCACACGACGAGCATCCCGAGCGCGTGCACCAGCGCGACGACGCCGCGGCCCGCGAGCAGGAGGCGTGCGCCCTCGACCGACGCCGTCGAGAACGTCGAGTAGCCGCCCAGGAACCCGACCCCGAGCACCGCCGCGACGTCGCCGTGCCCCGGGTGCGTCCCGCCCCAGCCCGTGAGCAGCCCCAGCAGGAAGCACGCGGTGACGTTCACGACGACCGTCCCCAGCGGCGTCGACCAGCGGTTGTGCCGCGCCACGAGGGTGTCGAGCAGGAACCGGGACGCCGCGCCGAGCCCGCCCGCGACGGCGACGAGCACCAGCTCCGGGACACCCGTCACCGCGCCCCACCGCCCCGGGCGACGAGGCGGCGTCGGACCGCCGCGGCGAGCGCGACCCCGCCCACCGCTGCCGCGACGCCGAGCGCCACGCTCCCCAGCGCGTACGCGGCGCCGAGGGCGGCGTGCCCCCCGCTCGCGAGCCGCTCGGCCTCGACGACGAACGTCGAGTACGTCGTGAACCCGCCCAGCACGCCCGTCCCGCAGCCGAGCCGGACGCCCCGCCGCCAGCCGGCGTCCGGCCCCGAGCGCAGCAGCGTCTCGAGGAGCGCGCCGAGCACGGACGACCCCACGAGGTTGATCCAGAACGTCGTCCACGGCCACGACCCGGGCCCGGGGGCGAACGCCTGCTCGAGGAGCGCGCGCGCCGTCGTGCCGACGGCTCCGCCCAGCGCGACGAGGCCCGCGAGCGCGAGGAGCGGGGTCCGTCGTCTCACCTCTCCCACGGCGTGCGGAGCTCCTTCCAGTCCACGACCGCGAGCGGGACCGTGAGCACCGGCCGGTGCTGGTGGTGGGCGAGGTGCGCCGCGACGGACCCCTCGACGAGCTCGCGCAGGTGCGCCGTCGACCCGGGGGCACGCGTCCCCACGACGATCACCGCGGCGTCGACCGCCCGCGCGAGGTGCGTCAGCGCGCGGTCGGGGCGGCCCGCGAGGTAGCGCAGGTCCCACTCCACCGCGCCGTCGCCCGGGAGGCCCTGCACCCCCTCCCCCACCTCGGCCCGCAACCGCGCCTCGACGCCCTGCCAGGAGTCGTCGGCGGAGTCCGGGTCGAGCGGCGCGTGCGTCACCGAGCCGTCGGGGTGCTCCTCGACCACGTGGCGGGAGGTGTCGGCGTACGCGGCGACGACGCGGGACCCGGCAGCCACCGCCCAGGCCGCGGCCGTCCGGACGACCAGCGGGTCGCCGCCCGGCACGACGCCCACGACCACGGGGTGCCCGGCGAACGGGACCATGCGGTCGAGCGCGGGCTGCGGCACGGGTCTGGCTCTCATGCGGACCTCTTCCCGCGGGCAGCACCCTGCCCGCCGACGCGCGACGAGACAGGAACCATCAGCCCTGGCGGCGGTTCGGGCGGCTACGCCCCGGCGGGATCCATCACCGCCCCCAGGGTACCCAGCCCGGCCGTCGACCGCTCAGCCTGCCTTCGTGTCCAGCCACTTCTTCTCGCCGAACGACTTGGCGAGCTCGTGGTCCGTGATGACGAACCCGACGGCCTGCGCGACCGGCAGGATCTGGTCGCGCTCCAGCCCGTCGTCGATGCCGAGCCGGTACAGCATGACGACGGTCCCGGTGTTGAGCATGACCCCCGGCGAGTTCCCGTCGTCGAGCAGCGCGTACGAGCCCTGGAACCCCGGCTGCGGCACCGCGGCGGCGAGGGTCGGGTGCGCAGGTCCCGTGGTGTCGGCGAGGGGGTCGCCCTGCGGTGCGTCGTTGAAGGCGGCGGCCACGCGCTCGGCCTCCTCCTCCGACCCGACGTCCACCAGGACCAGGTCGAGCGCGAGGGTCGGGCCGTCGTCGGACACGACGCGCGCCTCGAACCCGGCCTGGCACGAGCCCGCGAGCGCCTCGATCGCGGGGATCGCAGGGAGGTCGTCGCACGCGAAGTCGCGCCGCGCCACGAGCGCGATGCGGTCCTCGTTGACGAGGTAGTCGTTGTCGGAGAAGTAGTCCCACGACATGGGCGCGAGCGCAGGGCCCGACTCCGGGTCCATCTCCGCCCCCGCGCGGTACTGCTGCTCGAGCCACGGGTCGTCGTCGGTGACGTCGGTGTCCACCGGCTCCTCGGTCGCCTCGGGCTCGTCCGTCGCCTCCGGCTCCTCCGGGGCGTCCGTCGCGGGGGCCTGCTCCGCGGTGGTCGGCTCCGGGGCGGGCGGGGCGTCGTCGCGCACGGCCAGCCACACGCCGAGGCCGCCCGCGACGAGGACGAACGCGCCCACGCCGGCGAGGACGGGCACGAGCCACTTCCGCGAGCCGCGCCCGGGCGGCGTCGCGTACGGGGAGAAGCCGTAGGGGTCCGACGGCGGGACCGGCGGCCCCGGCACGACCGTCGCGTCGTCCGGCGCGCCGTAGGCGGGGCCCGACGGGGTCGGGTACGGAGCGGTCGGGGTGCCGGACGGGCCGGGAGGAGGCGGGGGGCCCTGGTACGTGCCGGGCGGCGGGGGCGGCGCGTAGCCGGGCGCGGTACCCGCGGGCGGCCAGGTCGCCCCGGTCTCCGCGGGCGGGAGCGTCGCGTGGGGGTCGCCGAGCTGACCGGGCCCCCGGCGACCGCCCGTGCCGTAGGGGTCGGTGCCGTACGGCACCTGCGCGTGGGGGTACCCGTAGCCCGGCGGCGGGGGCGCCTGCCCGCCGGGGCCCGCCCCGCCGTCGTCCCCGTACCGCCGCGGCGGCCGCATGACGGTGTGGTCGTCGACCGATTCGTTCGGGTCGGTGGGGTGAGACATCGGACGGGTCCTCTCGTCGCGGGCG
Protein-coding sequences here:
- a CDS encoding response regulator; the protein is MIRVVVVDDEALLRAGVVRLIATAPDLEVVGEGGDGARAVELVRELSPDALLLDMQMPVMDGLDALVTVRREHPETAVVVLTSFLSDEYVLPALRAGAVGYLLKDSTPEELHHGIRAAVAGDAILSPAVARHLLAAAGDDVPARRADAQRRLDALAPQEREVVGALADGLSNAEIARRLYLAESTVKAYLAHAMTKLGTVNRTQTAILAHEAGLGAR
- a CDS encoding NRAMP family divalent metal transporter, producing the protein MKQLLGVALGILTAIGGFVDIGDLVTNAVVGSRFGLSLVWVVVVGVVGICLFASMSGRVAAVSGRATFEIIRERLGPRAAGANLAASFAINLLTLTAEVGGIALALHLASSVEPRLWIPVAALAVWLVLWRVKFQVMENVAGLLGLLLVGFGVALFLLGPDWGELLRQAVPPSPPATEHVATYWYYAVALFGAAMTPYEVFFFSSGAVEEGWTAKDLAQNRVNVLVGFPLGGLLSVAIAACAAVVLLSAGIEVSSLSQIVLPVAEAGGTLLLAVVIVGIVAATFGAALETALSSGYTLAQHLGWSWGKFRRPARAARFHVTMVVALLLAVAILMTSVDPVAVTEMSVVFSAVALPLTYVPILLVANDPEYMGEHVNGRATNALGMVYLVIVVVAAVAAIPLMIATGAGS
- a CDS encoding PRC-barrel domain containing protein, yielding MILGDLLDARVVGPDGEDLGFLVDVRLALDRLPDDAPSDGDPDDAHPEDRALSASVRRRDRVGRARVVGVLVSPRTGASFLGYERTGVTAPWPVPQLVRHRHRGTFLVPWDDVASVGRGEVRLAPGYRQDDAALP
- a CDS encoding flavodoxin family protein yields the protein MKALFVSCTLKKSPEPSNTEALGRVVAEALQDRGVEVEHVRLVDLDVLPGVVTDAGEGDEWPRVHERLTPTWLGRPSSVAQRMLERMDAMLSEEGPDGTPVAYNRVAGVVVTGNEDGAHHVISEVSGALGDIGYTIPGQAWTYWNQGPGPGPDYVQTGHGHEWARETGRLMAHNLHAVATALEAHPVPAPGS
- a CDS encoding ArsR/SmtB family transcription factor, yielding MSAPATELAPVFSALADDTRWRILQELGSADLSASALAERLPVSRQAIAKHLAVLAEVGLVESVRVGREVRYRAVGARLEETARALEAIGAAWDRRLAAIKRIAES
- a CDS encoding SRPBCC domain-containing protein translates to MTSINEPAVVDTEAYTVSRTVTIEATPERVWAALTQEDLISGWFGQRTELRDLRVGGEGVFSWPDVPDVQVRIEEYDPTTTFAFRWGTPVGQVMDETSSTVARFTLEPQGSSTVLRVVETGFDLVTDTAERIESHQQGWTSELDELVALLEGALAVDGGRA
- a CDS encoding fluoride efflux transporter FluC, with protein sequence MTGVPELVLVAVAGGLGAASRFLLDTLVARHNRWSTPLGTVVVNVTACFLLGLLTGWGGTHPGHGDVAAVLGVGFLGGYSTFSTASVEGARLLLAGRGVVALVHALGMLVVCLAAAVAGIALGGV
- a CDS encoding FluC/FEX family fluoride channel codes for the protein MRRRTPLLALAGLVALGGAVGTTARALLEQAFAPGPGSWPWTTFWINLVGSSVLGALLETLLRSGPDAGWRRGVRLGCGTGVLGGFTTYSTFVVEAERLASGGHAALGAAYALGSVALGVAAAVGGVALAAAVRRRLVARGGGAR
- a CDS encoding universal stress protein, with amino-acid sequence MRARPVPQPALDRMVPFAGHPVVVGVVPGGDPLVVRTAAAWAVAAGSRVVAAYADTSRHVVEEHPDGSVTHAPLDPDSADDSWQGVEARLRAEVGEGVQGLPGDGAVEWDLRYLAGRPDRALTHLARAVDAAVIVVGTRAPGSTAHLRELVEGSVAAHLAHHQHRPVLTVPLAVVDWKELRTPWER